The Ooceraea biroi isolate clonal line C1 chromosome 1, Obir_v5.4, whole genome shotgun sequence genome has a window encoding:
- the LOC105286716 gene encoding protein lin-54 homolog isoform X2 — translation MFRSGVTMSTNKGQNARALVEPLALDSRTLEDSDLSALSLSHTSEQYTSNDFEAFANIQAELDCMNAEEVMAAEDDRILVKQNIETETIVPDVEMTEVSEQAQIENVYTMANQNNQNIVFQTKPTLQRVPVSAVQVKPSVCQTTQSQSIMIVSPASGQGTSQILKISHPSTASAEQLQSLAQTLITGKSTDGSVVQLRSSQPAKSVATTSASGNITISNVQNVKIAQPSIKRATQNVQQGRNVQYTKMILAGSQAQSGAPQVLITSSQSENQSTQGIKFLNNSSSTYGVTNPTKTITLAQAQQIGILSTNKVQHILPSSPQKQGMILNKLLQSSTSQQSKVAIVPTSAAKSPTKILPAPTMTIQGKSSTTNQQSTFVSSKSSMQQSPQKVIIRQSSLKPGTVLGSGQVIRIPANQSIVTGSNQVHQIQMPGRQVQYVRLISTPSTGTTNVVTVSKSKSATTLQTVGISQKVGNQQQIVKVVPLNTSSQSLRTVAPKATLTSGSQRLLIPAATAATAVGNQSKSTVAIPASALSQLASGQAVLSTNSNVGNIVVLPAQYIQQQSTDDIKLKSQQGTPGLLGSSQSSTATLCVIDGKGSQRGTYSNVEANGIRPRKPCNCTKSQCLKLYCDCFANGEFCHMCNCNNCSNNLGNEEERQRAIKSCLERNPNAFRPKIGKGRETGDDIRRHNKGCNCKRSGCLKNYCECYEAKIPCSENCKCIGCRNIEDPILEKKSLKDLAEAAEMRTPQLSLNKAQLQLSEMAFRPPATSNTGTRQPFNFLTDKVVEITCQCLMAQADEAERNMVDDETSQRLIIEEFGRCLKEIIESAHKAEAT, via the exons ATGTTTCGGTCAGGTGTCACCATGTCTACTAATAAGGGACAAAACGCACGAGCTTTAGTAGAACCTTTAGCTTTGGATTCGCGTACATTGGAAGACAGCGATCTTAGTGCATTGAGCTTGTCCCACACCAGCGAGCAATATACTTCGAATGATTTTGAAGCTTTCGCGAATATTCAAGCAGAGCTTGACTGTATGAACGCGGAGGAAGTTATGGCAGCGGAGGATGACCGGATACTTGTCAAGCAAAATATTGAGACTGAAACAATAGTACCTGATGTGGAGATGACTGAGGTCTCTGAACAAGCACAGATTGAAAATGTGTACACAATGGCTAATCAAAACAACCAAAATATCGTGTTTCAAACGAAACCCACTTTACAGAGAGTGCCTGTATCGGCTGTCCAA GTGAAGCCAAGTGTCTGTCAAACCACGCAGAGCCAGTCTATCATGATAGTATCGCCTGCGAGTGGACAAGGCACCAGTCAGATCCTTAAGATTTCGCATCCGTCGACGGCGTCAGCCGAACAATTGCAGTCTTTGGCTCAGACCCTTATAACTGGAAAATCTACGGATGGAAGCGTTGTTCAATTACGGTCGAGTCAGCCTGCCAAGTCTGTTGCGACAACTAGTGCCTCTGGAAATATTACAATCAGTAACGTGCAAAATGTCAAGATAGCGCAGCCATCGATAAAACGAGCGACACAGAATGTCCAACAAGGgcgtaat gTACAGTATACAAAGATGATATTGGCGGGAAGTCAGGCACAGTCCGGTGCGCCGCAAGTTCTCATTACAAGTTCGCAGAGTGAAAATCAGTCGACCCAAGGAAtcaaatttctcaataatAGTTCTTCGACTTACGGTGTTACAAACCCAACGAAAACTATAACGTTGGCACAGGCCCAACAAATAGGCATACTCTCTACTAATAAGGTGCAACACATCTTGCCGTCGTCCCCGCAGAAGCAG ggcatgatattaaataagttaTTACAATCTTCAACATCTCAACAGTCGAAGGTGGCTATAGTACCTACCAGCGCAGCAAAATCACCAACAAAAATTCTTCCTGCACCGACTATGACTATTCAAGGAAAATCCTCGACAACGAATCAGCAATCTACGTTCGTTTCGTCCAAGTCGTCCATGCAGCAAAGTCCCCAAAAAGTGATCATTAGACAG AGTTCTTTGAAACCTGGCACTGTGCTTGGAAGTGGACAAGTCATTAGAATACCTGCTAATCAGAGTATCGTGACCGGATCTAATCAAGTTCATCAAATTCAAATGCCTGGAAGAcaa GTGCAATATGTACGTTTAATTAGTACTCCTTCGACAGGGACTACTAATGTCGTTACTGTCAGCAAATCAAAATCTGCCACGACACTTCAGACCGTAGGAATTAGTCAAAAAGTAGGAAATCAGCAACAGATTGTAAAG GTTGTACCACTAAATACTAGTAGTCAGTCTCTAAGGACCGTTGCGCCGAAAGCAACGTTGACAAGCGGTAGCCAAAGATTGCTCATACCAGCGGCTACTGCTGCAACGGCTGTTGGCAATCAATCGAAGAGCACGGTAGCAATTCCCGCATCAGCGTTGAGCCAATTAGCATCTGGACAGGCAGTTCTGTCGACTAATTCGAATGTTGGGAATATTGTCGTTCTGCCTGCACAATACATTCAGCAACAG TCAACAGATGACATAAAATTGAAGTCGCAGCAAGGGACACCAGGTCTTTTAGGGAGTTCACAAAGTTCTACGGCAACTTTATGCGTGATCGATGGAAAAGGTTCTCAAAGAGGAACTTACAGCAATGTCGAGGCAAATGGCATCAGGCCGAGAAAACCATGCAATTGCACCAAATCACAGTGTCTTAAGCT TTACTGCGACTGTTTCGCCAACGGTGAATTCTGTCACATGTGTAATTGCAACAATTGCTCAAATAATCTTGGGAATGAGGAAGAGAGGCAACGCGCGATTAAATCTTGTTTGGAACGTAATCCTAATGCTTTTCGTCCTAAAATCGGGAAAGGCCGTGAGACCGGTGACGATATAAGGAGACACAACAAGGGTTGCAATTGCAAACGTAGTGGTTGTCTGAAGAATTATTGCGAGTGCTACGAG GCAAAAATTCCATGCTCtgaaaattgtaaatgtaTAGGCTGCCGCAATATCGAAGATCCGATATTGGAAAAGAAGTCTTTGAAAGATCTAGCGGAAGCAGCCGAAATGAGAACACCTCAACTGAGCTTAAACAAAGCACAGCTGCAACTATCAGAAATGGCCTTTAGGCCTCCAGCCACGTCCAATACTGGAACTAG ACAACCATTTAATTTCCTTACGGACAAAGTAGTAGAAATAACATGCCAATGCTTAATGGCACAAGCTGATGAAGCAGAACGCAACATGGTCGACGATGAAACATCCCAGCGTCTCATCATTGAGGAGTTCGGTCGTTGTTTAAAGGAAATCATTGAATCAGCTCACAAAGCTGAGGCTACCTAG
- the LOC105286716 gene encoding protein lin-54 homolog isoform X5: MNAEEVMAAEDDRILVKQNIETETIVPDVEMTEVSEQAQIENVYTMANQNNQNIVFQTKPTLQRVPVSAVQVKPSVCQTTQSQSIMIVSPASGQGTSQILKISHPSTASAEQLQSLAQTLITGKSTDGSVVQLRSSQPAKSVATTSASGNITISNVQNVKIAQPSIKRATQNVQQGRNVQYTKMILAGSQAQSGAPQVLITSSQSENQSTQGIKFLNNSSSTYGVTNPTKTITLAQAQQIGILSTNKVQHILPSSPQKQGMILNKLLQSSTSQQSKVAIVPTSAAKSPTKILPAPTMTIQGKSSTTNQQSTFVSSKSSMQQSPQKVIIRQSSLKPGTVLGSGQVIRIPANQSIVTGSNQVHQIQMPGRQVQYVRLISTPSTGTTNVVTVSKSKSATTLQTVGISQKVGNQQQIVKVVPLNTSSQSLRTVAPKATLTSGSQRLLIPAATAATAVGNQSKSTVAIPASALSQLASGQAVLSTNSNVGNIVVLPAQYIQQQQSTDDIKLKSQQGTPGLLGSSQSSTATLCVIDGKGSQRGTYSNVEANGIRPRKPCNCTKSQCLKLYCDCFANGEFCHMCNCNNCSNNLGNEEERQRAIKSCLERNPNAFRPKIGKGRETGDDIRRHNKGCNCKRSGCLKNYCECYEAKIPCSENCKCIGCRNIEDPILEKKSLKDLAEAAEMRTPQLSLNKAQLQLSEMAFRPPATSNTGTRQPFNFLTDKVVEITCQCLMAQADEAERNMVDDETSQRLIIEEFGRCLKEIIESAHKAEAT, encoded by the exons ATGAACGCGGAGGAAGTTATGGCAGCGGAGGATGACCGGATACTTGTCAAGCAAAATATTGAGACTGAAACAATAGTACCTGATGTGGAGATGACTGAGGTCTCTGAACAAGCACAGATTGAAAATGTGTACACAATGGCTAATCAAAACAACCAAAATATCGTGTTTCAAACGAAACCCACTTTACAGAGAGTGCCTGTATCGGCTGTCCAA GTGAAGCCAAGTGTCTGTCAAACCACGCAGAGCCAGTCTATCATGATAGTATCGCCTGCGAGTGGACAAGGCACCAGTCAGATCCTTAAGATTTCGCATCCGTCGACGGCGTCAGCCGAACAATTGCAGTCTTTGGCTCAGACCCTTATAACTGGAAAATCTACGGATGGAAGCGTTGTTCAATTACGGTCGAGTCAGCCTGCCAAGTCTGTTGCGACAACTAGTGCCTCTGGAAATATTACAATCAGTAACGTGCAAAATGTCAAGATAGCGCAGCCATCGATAAAACGAGCGACACAGAATGTCCAACAAGGgcgtaat gTACAGTATACAAAGATGATATTGGCGGGAAGTCAGGCACAGTCCGGTGCGCCGCAAGTTCTCATTACAAGTTCGCAGAGTGAAAATCAGTCGACCCAAGGAAtcaaatttctcaataatAGTTCTTCGACTTACGGTGTTACAAACCCAACGAAAACTATAACGTTGGCACAGGCCCAACAAATAGGCATACTCTCTACTAATAAGGTGCAACACATCTTGCCGTCGTCCCCGCAGAAGCAG ggcatgatattaaataagttaTTACAATCTTCAACATCTCAACAGTCGAAGGTGGCTATAGTACCTACCAGCGCAGCAAAATCACCAACAAAAATTCTTCCTGCACCGACTATGACTATTCAAGGAAAATCCTCGACAACGAATCAGCAATCTACGTTCGTTTCGTCCAAGTCGTCCATGCAGCAAAGTCCCCAAAAAGTGATCATTAGACAG AGTTCTTTGAAACCTGGCACTGTGCTTGGAAGTGGACAAGTCATTAGAATACCTGCTAATCAGAGTATCGTGACCGGATCTAATCAAGTTCATCAAATTCAAATGCCTGGAAGAcaa GTGCAATATGTACGTTTAATTAGTACTCCTTCGACAGGGACTACTAATGTCGTTACTGTCAGCAAATCAAAATCTGCCACGACACTTCAGACCGTAGGAATTAGTCAAAAAGTAGGAAATCAGCAACAGATTGTAAAG GTTGTACCACTAAATACTAGTAGTCAGTCTCTAAGGACCGTTGCGCCGAAAGCAACGTTGACAAGCGGTAGCCAAAGATTGCTCATACCAGCGGCTACTGCTGCAACGGCTGTTGGCAATCAATCGAAGAGCACGGTAGCAATTCCCGCATCAGCGTTGAGCCAATTAGCATCTGGACAGGCAGTTCTGTCGACTAATTCGAATGTTGGGAATATTGTCGTTCTGCCTGCACAATACATTCAGCAACAG CAGTCAACAGATGACATAAAATTGAAGTCGCAGCAAGGGACACCAGGTCTTTTAGGGAGTTCACAAAGTTCTACGGCAACTTTATGCGTGATCGATGGAAAAGGTTCTCAAAGAGGAACTTACAGCAATGTCGAGGCAAATGGCATCAGGCCGAGAAAACCATGCAATTGCACCAAATCACAGTGTCTTAAGCT TTACTGCGACTGTTTCGCCAACGGTGAATTCTGTCACATGTGTAATTGCAACAATTGCTCAAATAATCTTGGGAATGAGGAAGAGAGGCAACGCGCGATTAAATCTTGTTTGGAACGTAATCCTAATGCTTTTCGTCCTAAAATCGGGAAAGGCCGTGAGACCGGTGACGATATAAGGAGACACAACAAGGGTTGCAATTGCAAACGTAGTGGTTGTCTGAAGAATTATTGCGAGTGCTACGAG GCAAAAATTCCATGCTCtgaaaattgtaaatgtaTAGGCTGCCGCAATATCGAAGATCCGATATTGGAAAAGAAGTCTTTGAAAGATCTAGCGGAAGCAGCCGAAATGAGAACACCTCAACTGAGCTTAAACAAAGCACAGCTGCAACTATCAGAAATGGCCTTTAGGCCTCCAGCCACGTCCAATACTGGAACTAG ACAACCATTTAATTTCCTTACGGACAAAGTAGTAGAAATAACATGCCAATGCTTAATGGCACAAGCTGATGAAGCAGAACGCAACATGGTCGACGATGAAACATCCCAGCGTCTCATCATTGAGGAGTTCGGTCGTTGTTTAAAGGAAATCATTGAATCAGCTCACAAAGCTGAGGCTACCTAG
- the LOC105286716 gene encoding protein lin-54 homolog isoform X4 produces MFRSGVTMSTNKGQNARALVEPLALDSRTLEDSDLSALSLSHTSEQYTSNDFEAFANIQAELDCMNAEEVMAAEDDRILVKQNIETETIVPDVEMTEVSEQAQIENVYTMANQNNQNIVFQTKPTLQRVPVSAVQVKPSVCQTTQSQSIMIVSPASGQGTSQILKISHPSTASAEQLQSLAQTLITGKSTDGSVVQLRSSQPAKSVATTSASGNITISNVQNVKIAQPSIKRATQNVQQGRNVQYTKMILAGSQAQSGAPQVLITSSQSENQSTQGIKFLNNSSSTYGVTNPTKTITLAQAQQIGILSTNKVQHILPSSPQKQSKVAIVPTSAAKSPTKILPAPTMTIQGKSSTTNQQSTFVSSKSSMQQSPQKVIIRQSSLKPGTVLGSGQVIRIPANQSIVTGSNQVHQIQMPGRQVQYVRLISTPSTGTTNVVTVSKSKSATTLQTVGISQKVGNQQQIVKVVPLNTSSQSLRTVAPKATLTSGSQRLLIPAATAATAVGNQSKSTVAIPASALSQLASGQAVLSTNSNVGNIVVLPAQYIQQQQSTDDIKLKSQQGTPGLLGSSQSSTATLCVIDGKGSQRGTYSNVEANGIRPRKPCNCTKSQCLKLYCDCFANGEFCHMCNCNNCSNNLGNEEERQRAIKSCLERNPNAFRPKIGKGRETGDDIRRHNKGCNCKRSGCLKNYCECYEAKIPCSENCKCIGCRNIEDPILEKKSLKDLAEAAEMRTPQLSLNKAQLQLSEMAFRPPATSNTGTRQPFNFLTDKVVEITCQCLMAQADEAERNMVDDETSQRLIIEEFGRCLKEIIESAHKAEAT; encoded by the exons ATGTTTCGGTCAGGTGTCACCATGTCTACTAATAAGGGACAAAACGCACGAGCTTTAGTAGAACCTTTAGCTTTGGATTCGCGTACATTGGAAGACAGCGATCTTAGTGCATTGAGCTTGTCCCACACCAGCGAGCAATATACTTCGAATGATTTTGAAGCTTTCGCGAATATTCAAGCAGAGCTTGACTGTATGAACGCGGAGGAAGTTATGGCAGCGGAGGATGACCGGATACTTGTCAAGCAAAATATTGAGACTGAAACAATAGTACCTGATGTGGAGATGACTGAGGTCTCTGAACAAGCACAGATTGAAAATGTGTACACAATGGCTAATCAAAACAACCAAAATATCGTGTTTCAAACGAAACCCACTTTACAGAGAGTGCCTGTATCGGCTGTCCAA GTGAAGCCAAGTGTCTGTCAAACCACGCAGAGCCAGTCTATCATGATAGTATCGCCTGCGAGTGGACAAGGCACCAGTCAGATCCTTAAGATTTCGCATCCGTCGACGGCGTCAGCCGAACAATTGCAGTCTTTGGCTCAGACCCTTATAACTGGAAAATCTACGGATGGAAGCGTTGTTCAATTACGGTCGAGTCAGCCTGCCAAGTCTGTTGCGACAACTAGTGCCTCTGGAAATATTACAATCAGTAACGTGCAAAATGTCAAGATAGCGCAGCCATCGATAAAACGAGCGACACAGAATGTCCAACAAGGgcgtaat gTACAGTATACAAAGATGATATTGGCGGGAAGTCAGGCACAGTCCGGTGCGCCGCAAGTTCTCATTACAAGTTCGCAGAGTGAAAATCAGTCGACCCAAGGAAtcaaatttctcaataatAGTTCTTCGACTTACGGTGTTACAAACCCAACGAAAACTATAACGTTGGCACAGGCCCAACAAATAGGCATACTCTCTACTAATAAGGTGCAACACATCTTGCCGTCGTCCCCGCAGAAGCAG TCGAAGGTGGCTATAGTACCTACCAGCGCAGCAAAATCACCAACAAAAATTCTTCCTGCACCGACTATGACTATTCAAGGAAAATCCTCGACAACGAATCAGCAATCTACGTTCGTTTCGTCCAAGTCGTCCATGCAGCAAAGTCCCCAAAAAGTGATCATTAGACAG AGTTCTTTGAAACCTGGCACTGTGCTTGGAAGTGGACAAGTCATTAGAATACCTGCTAATCAGAGTATCGTGACCGGATCTAATCAAGTTCATCAAATTCAAATGCCTGGAAGAcaa GTGCAATATGTACGTTTAATTAGTACTCCTTCGACAGGGACTACTAATGTCGTTACTGTCAGCAAATCAAAATCTGCCACGACACTTCAGACCGTAGGAATTAGTCAAAAAGTAGGAAATCAGCAACAGATTGTAAAG GTTGTACCACTAAATACTAGTAGTCAGTCTCTAAGGACCGTTGCGCCGAAAGCAACGTTGACAAGCGGTAGCCAAAGATTGCTCATACCAGCGGCTACTGCTGCAACGGCTGTTGGCAATCAATCGAAGAGCACGGTAGCAATTCCCGCATCAGCGTTGAGCCAATTAGCATCTGGACAGGCAGTTCTGTCGACTAATTCGAATGTTGGGAATATTGTCGTTCTGCCTGCACAATACATTCAGCAACAG CAGTCAACAGATGACATAAAATTGAAGTCGCAGCAAGGGACACCAGGTCTTTTAGGGAGTTCACAAAGTTCTACGGCAACTTTATGCGTGATCGATGGAAAAGGTTCTCAAAGAGGAACTTACAGCAATGTCGAGGCAAATGGCATCAGGCCGAGAAAACCATGCAATTGCACCAAATCACAGTGTCTTAAGCT TTACTGCGACTGTTTCGCCAACGGTGAATTCTGTCACATGTGTAATTGCAACAATTGCTCAAATAATCTTGGGAATGAGGAAGAGAGGCAACGCGCGATTAAATCTTGTTTGGAACGTAATCCTAATGCTTTTCGTCCTAAAATCGGGAAAGGCCGTGAGACCGGTGACGATATAAGGAGACACAACAAGGGTTGCAATTGCAAACGTAGTGGTTGTCTGAAGAATTATTGCGAGTGCTACGAG GCAAAAATTCCATGCTCtgaaaattgtaaatgtaTAGGCTGCCGCAATATCGAAGATCCGATATTGGAAAAGAAGTCTTTGAAAGATCTAGCGGAAGCAGCCGAAATGAGAACACCTCAACTGAGCTTAAACAAAGCACAGCTGCAACTATCAGAAATGGCCTTTAGGCCTCCAGCCACGTCCAATACTGGAACTAG ACAACCATTTAATTTCCTTACGGACAAAGTAGTAGAAATAACATGCCAATGCTTAATGGCACAAGCTGATGAAGCAGAACGCAACATGGTCGACGATGAAACATCCCAGCGTCTCATCATTGAGGAGTTCGGTCGTTGTTTAAAGGAAATCATTGAATCAGCTCACAAAGCTGAGGCTACCTAG
- the LOC105286716 gene encoding protein lin-54 homolog isoform X1 — MFRSGVTMSTNKGQNARALVEPLALDSRTLEDSDLSALSLSHTSEQYTSNDFEAFANIQAELDCMNAEEVMAAEDDRILVKQNIETETIVPDVEMTEVSEQAQIENVYTMANQNNQNIVFQTKPTLQRVPVSAVQVKPSVCQTTQSQSIMIVSPASGQGTSQILKISHPSTASAEQLQSLAQTLITGKSTDGSVVQLRSSQPAKSVATTSASGNITISNVQNVKIAQPSIKRATQNVQQGRNVQYTKMILAGSQAQSGAPQVLITSSQSENQSTQGIKFLNNSSSTYGVTNPTKTITLAQAQQIGILSTNKVQHILPSSPQKQGMILNKLLQSSTSQQSKVAIVPTSAAKSPTKILPAPTMTIQGKSSTTNQQSTFVSSKSSMQQSPQKVIIRQSSLKPGTVLGSGQVIRIPANQSIVTGSNQVHQIQMPGRQVQYVRLISTPSTGTTNVVTVSKSKSATTLQTVGISQKVGNQQQIVKVVPLNTSSQSLRTVAPKATLTSGSQRLLIPAATAATAVGNQSKSTVAIPASALSQLASGQAVLSTNSNVGNIVVLPAQYIQQQQSTDDIKLKSQQGTPGLLGSSQSSTATLCVIDGKGSQRGTYSNVEANGIRPRKPCNCTKSQCLKLYCDCFANGEFCHMCNCNNCSNNLGNEEERQRAIKSCLERNPNAFRPKIGKGRETGDDIRRHNKGCNCKRSGCLKNYCECYEAKIPCSENCKCIGCRNIEDPILEKKSLKDLAEAAEMRTPQLSLNKAQLQLSEMAFRPPATSNTGTRQPFNFLTDKVVEITCQCLMAQADEAERNMVDDETSQRLIIEEFGRCLKEIIESAHKAEAT; from the exons ATGTTTCGGTCAGGTGTCACCATGTCTACTAATAAGGGACAAAACGCACGAGCTTTAGTAGAACCTTTAGCTTTGGATTCGCGTACATTGGAAGACAGCGATCTTAGTGCATTGAGCTTGTCCCACACCAGCGAGCAATATACTTCGAATGATTTTGAAGCTTTCGCGAATATTCAAGCAGAGCTTGACTGTATGAACGCGGAGGAAGTTATGGCAGCGGAGGATGACCGGATACTTGTCAAGCAAAATATTGAGACTGAAACAATAGTACCTGATGTGGAGATGACTGAGGTCTCTGAACAAGCACAGATTGAAAATGTGTACACAATGGCTAATCAAAACAACCAAAATATCGTGTTTCAAACGAAACCCACTTTACAGAGAGTGCCTGTATCGGCTGTCCAA GTGAAGCCAAGTGTCTGTCAAACCACGCAGAGCCAGTCTATCATGATAGTATCGCCTGCGAGTGGACAAGGCACCAGTCAGATCCTTAAGATTTCGCATCCGTCGACGGCGTCAGCCGAACAATTGCAGTCTTTGGCTCAGACCCTTATAACTGGAAAATCTACGGATGGAAGCGTTGTTCAATTACGGTCGAGTCAGCCTGCCAAGTCTGTTGCGACAACTAGTGCCTCTGGAAATATTACAATCAGTAACGTGCAAAATGTCAAGATAGCGCAGCCATCGATAAAACGAGCGACACAGAATGTCCAACAAGGgcgtaat gTACAGTATACAAAGATGATATTGGCGGGAAGTCAGGCACAGTCCGGTGCGCCGCAAGTTCTCATTACAAGTTCGCAGAGTGAAAATCAGTCGACCCAAGGAAtcaaatttctcaataatAGTTCTTCGACTTACGGTGTTACAAACCCAACGAAAACTATAACGTTGGCACAGGCCCAACAAATAGGCATACTCTCTACTAATAAGGTGCAACACATCTTGCCGTCGTCCCCGCAGAAGCAG ggcatgatattaaataagttaTTACAATCTTCAACATCTCAACAGTCGAAGGTGGCTATAGTACCTACCAGCGCAGCAAAATCACCAACAAAAATTCTTCCTGCACCGACTATGACTATTCAAGGAAAATCCTCGACAACGAATCAGCAATCTACGTTCGTTTCGTCCAAGTCGTCCATGCAGCAAAGTCCCCAAAAAGTGATCATTAGACAG AGTTCTTTGAAACCTGGCACTGTGCTTGGAAGTGGACAAGTCATTAGAATACCTGCTAATCAGAGTATCGTGACCGGATCTAATCAAGTTCATCAAATTCAAATGCCTGGAAGAcaa GTGCAATATGTACGTTTAATTAGTACTCCTTCGACAGGGACTACTAATGTCGTTACTGTCAGCAAATCAAAATCTGCCACGACACTTCAGACCGTAGGAATTAGTCAAAAAGTAGGAAATCAGCAACAGATTGTAAAG GTTGTACCACTAAATACTAGTAGTCAGTCTCTAAGGACCGTTGCGCCGAAAGCAACGTTGACAAGCGGTAGCCAAAGATTGCTCATACCAGCGGCTACTGCTGCAACGGCTGTTGGCAATCAATCGAAGAGCACGGTAGCAATTCCCGCATCAGCGTTGAGCCAATTAGCATCTGGACAGGCAGTTCTGTCGACTAATTCGAATGTTGGGAATATTGTCGTTCTGCCTGCACAATACATTCAGCAACAG CAGTCAACAGATGACATAAAATTGAAGTCGCAGCAAGGGACACCAGGTCTTTTAGGGAGTTCACAAAGTTCTACGGCAACTTTATGCGTGATCGATGGAAAAGGTTCTCAAAGAGGAACTTACAGCAATGTCGAGGCAAATGGCATCAGGCCGAGAAAACCATGCAATTGCACCAAATCACAGTGTCTTAAGCT TTACTGCGACTGTTTCGCCAACGGTGAATTCTGTCACATGTGTAATTGCAACAATTGCTCAAATAATCTTGGGAATGAGGAAGAGAGGCAACGCGCGATTAAATCTTGTTTGGAACGTAATCCTAATGCTTTTCGTCCTAAAATCGGGAAAGGCCGTGAGACCGGTGACGATATAAGGAGACACAACAAGGGTTGCAATTGCAAACGTAGTGGTTGTCTGAAGAATTATTGCGAGTGCTACGAG GCAAAAATTCCATGCTCtgaaaattgtaaatgtaTAGGCTGCCGCAATATCGAAGATCCGATATTGGAAAAGAAGTCTTTGAAAGATCTAGCGGAAGCAGCCGAAATGAGAACACCTCAACTGAGCTTAAACAAAGCACAGCTGCAACTATCAGAAATGGCCTTTAGGCCTCCAGCCACGTCCAATACTGGAACTAG ACAACCATTTAATTTCCTTACGGACAAAGTAGTAGAAATAACATGCCAATGCTTAATGGCACAAGCTGATGAAGCAGAACGCAACATGGTCGACGATGAAACATCCCAGCGTCTCATCATTGAGGAGTTCGGTCGTTGTTTAAAGGAAATCATTGAATCAGCTCACAAAGCTGAGGCTACCTAG